One window of Pseudomonas sp. FP198 genomic DNA carries:
- a CDS encoding heavy metal translocating P-type ATPase, giving the protein MNDSIHTPRPAHGHEHGHSCCSSKAAPAVVTLDKTPTDGARLSSFRIEAMDCPTEQTLIQNKLGKLEGVQRLEFNLINRVLGVTHDLPSDTPIIKAIESLGMQAEPLTAGQDKPTHTPPAPVKPWWPLALSGVTALGAEVIHFTNAAPNWVVALVALVSILSGGLATYKKGWIALKNLNLNINALMSIAVTGAVLIGQWPEAAMVMFLFTVAELIEAKSLDRARNAISGLMQMAPEQATVQQADGSWQVQEVKSIALGARVRVRPGERVGLDGDVVAGRSTIDQAPITGESLPVDKTVGDKVFAGTINQAGELEYAVTAAADQSTLARIIHAVEQAQGARAPTQRFVDRFSTIYTPAVFALALAVAVIPPLFMGAVWFDWIYRALVLLVVACPCALVISTPVTIVSGLAAAARKGILIKGGVYLEGGHKLDYLALDKTGTITHGKPVQTDYLALDPSVETTAPALAASLAARSDHPVSRAIAHAAVDKQLAQQVVDNFAALAGRGVRGDIGGQTYHLGNHRLVEDLGLCSPELEAKLFALEKQGKSVVLLLDSTRPLALFAVADTVKDSSREAIRQLHDLGIKTLMLTGDNAHTAEAIAAQVGMDRAHGDLLPEDKLQVIEKLYAEGHRVGMVGDGINDAPALARSEIGFAMAAAGTDTAIETADVALMDDDLRKIPAFIRLSRQTSSILKQNIALALVIKAIFLGVTFAGFATMWMAVFADMGVSLLVVFNGLRLLRK; this is encoded by the coding sequence ATGAACGATTCCATCCATACACCCCGACCCGCCCATGGCCATGAGCACGGGCACTCCTGCTGCTCATCCAAGGCAGCGCCGGCGGTAGTCACGCTCGACAAAACGCCGACGGACGGTGCGCGGCTGAGCAGTTTCCGCATCGAAGCCATGGACTGCCCCACCGAACAGACTCTGATCCAGAACAAGCTCGGCAAACTTGAAGGCGTGCAGCGACTGGAATTCAACCTGATCAACCGCGTGCTGGGCGTAACCCATGACCTGCCCAGCGACACGCCGATCATCAAGGCCATCGAATCCTTGGGAATGCAGGCGGAACCGTTGACGGCCGGCCAGGACAAACCGACTCACACCCCGCCCGCCCCAGTCAAACCATGGTGGCCGCTGGCGTTGTCCGGCGTCACGGCATTGGGCGCCGAGGTGATTCACTTCACCAACGCGGCGCCGAACTGGGTTGTCGCGTTGGTGGCGCTGGTGTCGATCCTCAGCGGTGGCCTCGCCACCTACAAGAAGGGCTGGATCGCCCTGAAGAACCTGAACCTGAACATCAACGCCCTGATGAGCATCGCCGTGACCGGCGCGGTGTTGATTGGCCAATGGCCGGAAGCGGCGATGGTGATGTTCCTGTTCACGGTCGCCGAACTGATCGAGGCCAAGTCCCTCGACCGCGCGCGCAACGCCATCAGCGGCCTGATGCAGATGGCGCCGGAACAGGCCACCGTGCAGCAGGCCGATGGCAGTTGGCAGGTCCAGGAAGTGAAGAGCATCGCCCTTGGCGCGCGGGTGCGGGTTCGCCCCGGTGAACGCGTCGGGCTGGATGGCGATGTGGTCGCAGGTCGCTCGACCATCGACCAGGCGCCGATCACCGGGGAAAGCCTGCCGGTGGACAAGACCGTGGGCGACAAAGTGTTCGCCGGCACCATCAACCAGGCCGGCGAACTGGAATACGCCGTGACCGCCGCGGCCGATCAATCCACCCTGGCGCGGATTATCCATGCCGTGGAGCAGGCCCAGGGCGCCCGGGCACCGACCCAGCGCTTCGTTGACCGGTTCTCGACAATCTACACCCCGGCGGTGTTTGCCCTGGCCTTGGCTGTGGCCGTCATCCCGCCGCTGTTCATGGGCGCAGTCTGGTTCGACTGGATCTATCGGGCGCTGGTCCTGCTGGTGGTCGCCTGCCCGTGTGCGCTGGTAATTTCCACTCCGGTGACTATCGTCAGCGGCCTGGCGGCAGCGGCGCGCAAAGGCATCCTGATCAAGGGCGGCGTGTACCTGGAGGGCGGCCACAAGCTCGATTACCTGGCCTTGGACAAGACCGGCACGATCACCCACGGCAAACCGGTGCAGACCGATTACCTGGCACTCGACCCGAGCGTGGAAACCACCGCACCGGCCCTGGCCGCCAGCCTCGCGGCGCGGTCGGACCATCCGGTGTCCCGGGCGATTGCCCACGCGGCTGTGGATAAACAACTGGCGCAGCAGGTTGTGGATAACTTCGCGGCACTTGCCGGGCGCGGCGTTCGCGGCGACATCGGCGGCCAGACCTATCACTTGGGCAACCATCGCCTCGTGGAAGACCTGGGCCTGTGCTCTCCCGAGCTGGAAGCGAAACTCTTCGCCCTGGAAAAACAAGGCAAGTCCGTCGTGCTGCTGCTCGACAGCACCAGGCCTCTGGCGCTGTTTGCCGTGGCCGACACCGTCAAGGACTCCAGCCGCGAAGCGATCCGGCAGTTGCATGACCTGGGCATCAAGACGCTGATGCTGACCGGCGACAACGCCCACACCGCCGAGGCGATTGCCGCACAGGTAGGCATGGACCGAGCCCACGGCGACCTGTTGCCGGAAGACAAGCTGCAAGTCATCGAGAAGCTCTATGCCGAAGGTCACCGGGTCGGCATGGTGGGCGACGGCATCAACGATGCCCCGGCCCTGGCCCGCTCGGAAATCGGCTTCGCCATGGCGGCGGCCGGCACCGACACCGCCATCGAGACCGCTGACGTCGCGCTGATGGACGACGACCTGCGCAAGATTCCCGCCTTCATCCGGCTGTCGCGGCAGACGTCGAGCATCCTCAAGCAGAACATTGCCCTGGCGTTGGTGATCAAGGCGATATTCCTTGGGGTGACCTTCGCCGGGTTCGCCACCATGTGGATGGCGGTGTTTGCCGACATGGGGGTGAGCTTGCTGGTGGTATTCAATGGGTTGCGGTTGTTGCGCAAGTAA